The Humulus lupulus chromosome 3, drHumLupu1.1, whole genome shotgun sequence genome window below encodes:
- the LOC133825735 gene encoding MDIS1-interacting receptor like kinase 2-like — MVFPSSLVRYDKAVWCRLSAPKQQFILWLAVNQKLPTRDWLNYCHIPLNSLICPVCLQAEESHSHLFFDCIFSKKVIQSAQEWLRGFAWPVQFQSWISWLSLPQPSWLSKVIIAACAASVYFIWLNRNKCWLENCCIPVHRIDQLTRFTIKARILNLFKLLSGWCSHDSVYNATQYCTWSGITCDPAGQITQITLSHFYYATQYCEYSELWLLEKFNWSCFPNLVHLNLSCAGLYGVIPSHIGTLSKLTHLHLSKNCLTGQLPLSIANLSRLMVFDLSYNYLNVSIPRELGSLKNLIALNFSHNHFSGPIPSTVALFSNLTYLDMSSNQICGSIPIDLGKLKNMVSLDLSENKINGSIPPALGDLTNLVELDLSQNQLIGCIPLEIANLKNLTFLDVSSNSLSCPIPSTVALFSNLTHLHMSSNQINGSIPIDLGKLKNMVSLDLSDNRLQGHLPSSIFHLNRLTSLSFSHNKINGSIPPALGDLTNLVELDLSSNEFDGPLPVEIRKLRNLESLVLSQNQLIGCIPLEISNLKNLTFLDVSFNKLSCPIMQILTALQSIEVLWLGSNRIYGSMDSNIVKLRKLNSLDLSYNNISGIIPSEFACLTILEYLDLSYNSLKCPTGKELVTESSKYILRDVEGDIISFYPPLHCPKSTPQVAIIICVVLAFFAFYLIILFLLADKCHFKSRQVQPTKRASKNGDILSVWNYDGKIAFEDILKATEDFDIRYCIGTGGYGSVYRAQLPSGKVVALKKLHSSEAEEVSFRKSFENEVETLTKIRHKNIIRLYGFCLNKRSMFLIYEYMERGSLFCVLSDDLEAVELDWSKRINVIKGIAYALSYMHHDCTPPIVHRDVKSTNILLNSEFEAFVSDYGTARLLDPDTSNRTMIAGTYGYIAPEFAYTMAITEKCDVYSFGVVVLETLMGKHPGEFLSSLSSSSSSIQNMLLTEIIDHRPSPPRNGVVESDIVLITTLGFACLNAKPMYRPTMKLVSQQLLARKRLLAKRFSDISLGQLMFLDETLLEIENKIS; from the exons ATGGTTTTTCCTAGCTCCCTGGTGCGCTATGACAAGGCTGTTTGGTGTAGGCTCTCGGCTCCTAAACAACAATTTATCCTCTGGCTTGCAGTAAACCAGAAACTACCTACTAGAGATTGGCTTAACTACTGTCATATTCCTCTAAATTCTCTAATCTGTCCAGTTTGCTTACAAGCAGAGGAAAGCCATTCCCATCTGTTTTTTGATTGTATATTCTCCAAGAAAGTGATTCAGTCAGCCCAAGAATGGCTGAGAGGGTTTGCTTGGCCAGTTCAGTTCCAGAGCTGGATTTCTTGGCTGTCCTTGCCTCAGCCCAGTTGGTTGTCGAAGGTGATTATTGCAGCTTGTGCTGCTTCGGTCTACTTCATTTGGCTGAATAGAAATAAGTGTTGGCTTGAGAATTGCTGTATTCCGGTGCATAGGATTGATCAGCTGACTCGATTCACTATTAAAGCAAGAATATTGAATTTA TTCAAGCTGCTAAGTGGGTGGTGCAGCCACGACTCTGTCTACAATGCAACCCAATATTGCACTTGGTCTGGTATCACTTGCGACCCCGCTGGACAGATTACTCAAATTACTCTTTCTCATTTTTATTATGCAACCCAATATTGTGAATATTCTGAACTCTGGTTATTGGAGAAATTCAACTGGTCTTGCTTTCCAAACTTAGTCCATCTGAATCTTTCCTGTGCCGGGCTTTATGGAGTTATTCCATCCCACATAGGTACTCTTTCAAAGCTCACCCACCTTCACCTTTCCAAAAATTGTCTAACAGGCCAATTACCTCTTTCAATTGCCAACCTCTCCAGGTTGATGGTGTTTGATCTTTCTTATAATTACCTAAATGTTTCTATTCCAAGAGAATTGGGTAGTTTAAAGAATCTTATTGCATTAAATTTCAGCCATAACCATTTTAGCGGTCCAATTCCTTCAACTGTTGCTCTTTTTTCCAACCTCACTTATCTAGATATGTCATCTAATCAAATTTGTGGGTCTATTCCAATTGATTTAGGAAAGCTGAAGAACATGGTTTCTCTTGACCTGTCTGAAAACAAAATCAATGGTTCCATACCTCCGGCTTTGGGTGATCTAACCAATTTGGTGGAGTTGGACCTTAGCCAAAATCAATTGATCGGTTGCATTCCATTAGAAATTGCAAATTTGAAGAACTTGACATTTCTGGATGTTAGTTCCAACAGCCTCAGTTGTCCAATTCCTTCAACTGTTGCTCTTTTTTCCAACCTCACTCATCTACATATGTCATCTAATCAAATTAATGGGTCTATTCCAATTGATTTAGGAAAGCTGAAGAACATGGTTTCTCTTGACCTGTCTGACAACAGGCTCCAAGGACACCTCCCATCCAGTATATTCCACCTGAACAGATTGACTTCCCTATCATTTTCCCACAACAAAATCAATGGTTCCATACCTCCGGCTTTGGGTGATCTAACCAATTTGGTGGAGTTGGACCTTAGTTCAAACGAATTTGATGGTCCACTCCCTGTGGAAATTAGAAAACTAAGAAACCTAGAGTCGTTAGTCCTTAGCCAAAATCAATTGATTGGTTGCATTCCATTAGAAATTTCAAATTTGAAGAACTTAACATTTCTGGATGTTAGTTTCAACAAACTCAGTTGTCCAATTATGCAAATTCTTACGGCTTTACAATCAATCGAAGTTCTTTGGCTAGGTTCAAATAGAATATATGGTTCCATGGATTCAAATATTGTAAAGCTCAGAAAGCTGAATTCCTTGGACTTATCATATAACAACATATCAGGGATCATACCTTCTGAATTTGCCTGCTTGACAATATTAGAGTATTTGGATCTTTCTTACAACTCTTTAAAGTGTCCAACCGGCAAAGAGCTTGTCACTGAATCTTCAAAGTATATATTACGTGATGTTGAAGGTGACATCATTTCTTTCTACCCTCCCCTTCATTGCCCCAAGTCTACCCCTCAAGTTGCGATCATTATTTGCGTCGTCTTGGCCTTCTTTGCCTTTTATTTGATCATTTTATTCCTGTTGGCCGATAAGTGTCATTTCAAATCTAGACAAGTCCAACCTACTAAACGAGCTTcaaaaaatggtgatatattgtCGGTATGGAATTATGATGGGAAAATTGCATTTGAAGATATCCTAAAAGCAACGGAAGATTTTGACATTCGATATTGCATTGGAACAGGTGGTTACGGTAGTGTATATAGAGCACAACTACCTAGTGGCAAAGTAGTTGCCTTGAAGAAGCTTCACAGTTCAGAGGCAGAAGAAGTATCATTCAGAAAGAGTTTTGAGAATGAGGTAGAAACGTTGACTAAAATTCGTCACAAAAATATCATAAGACTCTATGGATTCTGTTTGAACAAAAGAAGCATGTTTTTGATTTACGAGTATATGGAAAGAGGAAGCTTGTTTTGTGTTCTAAGCGATGATTTAGAAGCTGTGGAATTAGATTGGAGTAAGAGAATTAACGTCATCAAAGGCATAGCTTATGCATTGTCTTACATGCATCATGATTGCACTCCTCCAATTGTTCATCGTGATGTAAAGAGCACCAACATCTTATTGAACTCAGAATTTGAGGCTTTTGTGTCTGATTATGGAACCGCAAGATTACTTGATCCCGATACTTCCAATCGAACCATGATTGCTGGTACATACGGCTATATTGCTCCAG AATTTGCCTACACCATGGCCATAACGGAAAAATGTGACGTTTATAGCTTTGGTGTAGTGGTACTCGAAACGTTAATGGGTAAGCACCCTGGAGAATTTTTGTCGTCATTGTCATCTTCATCATcgtcaattcaaaatatgttgctGACTGAAATAATAGACCATCGCCCGTCACCGCCAAGAAATGGGGTTGTTGAGAGTGATATTGTTCTTATTACTACGCTGGGATTTGCATGCCTAAATGCCAAACCAATGTATCGACCAACAATGAAGCTAGTTTCTCAACAACTTCTTGCTCGCAAACGATTGTTAGCCAAGCGTTTTAGTGATATTTCACTTGGACAGCTAATGTTCCTAGATGAAACTTTACTAGAAATTGAAAATAAGATTAGTTGA